A window of Vigna radiata var. radiata cultivar VC1973A unplaced genomic scaffold, Vradiata_ver6 scaffold_194, whole genome shotgun sequence contains these coding sequences:
- the LOC106779360 gene encoding uncharacterized protein LOC106779360: MRLNPAKCTFGVNTGRFLGFMLTDRGIEANPDKCKAILEMRSPNSLKEIQCLVGRLTSLSRFIPKLAEKIKPILKLMRKNTPEGWNEECEEAFKGVKEILTVPHVMGRPDLGHALHIFLAVTDTAISAALIQEEPQFKLVYFVSRSLKETEVRYQKLEKVALSLLYVARRLRPYFQGYQVIVRTDYPIAKILRKPDLVGRMIGWSVELSEFGLQCEPRGSVKGQHLAEFAVELPYTIPTHAWKLYVDRSACKVGGGAGIVLVGPNDMIVEQSIVFKFKASNNQAEYEALIAVGMELARDVGADSLACYTNSQVVEGHMNGSYQVKDDYLLRYFHKAKQLQTRFGEFTITHVPREQNTRADRLSKLANGKEKGVLNSVIRQVLSEPTVGCYAISSPTNSNKQICWKDEIIRLIRRQDEGHNLQAEETKKISRYCLIGEDLYRRGYLTPIMKCLSMDEASYVLRELHHGICGRRTGGRALKARVLRAGFFWPTLEQDCLSFSQKCISCQKHDNVFHAPASELHNIFSPWPFAQWGMDIVGPFPLGRSQKKFFLVAVDYFTKWVEAEPLARISTAQVKRFIWRLICRFGLPKMIITDNGRQFIDKRLQSFYKELGITSITSSVEHPQTNGQAEAANKIIVNELKKRLGEAKGGWVDEINHVLWGYRCSPHGSTGESSFNLTYGTDAMLLVEVGEPTVRRQLSDMTINNEQLRSNLDVIDERRHVAAIKNEAYKRLVARRYNTKVKPRRFMEGDLVWRKTADARKAPTKGKLAANWDGPFRVKEDLNNGAYRLEYLTGESIPNTWNASHLKFYFS; this comes from the coding sequence ATGAGGTTAAATCCCGCAAAATGCACGTTCGGGGTTAACACGGGAAGGTTTTTGGGGTTCATGCTGACTGATAGAGGAATAGAAGCGAATCCCGATAAATGCAAGGCCATTCTGGAAATGCGAAGCCCAAACagtttaaaagaaatacaatgCCTAGTCGGTCGGTTGACATCCTTATCACGATTCATCCCCAAATTAGCCGAGAAGATTAAACCCATTTTGAAACTCATGAGAAAAAACACCCCCGAAGGATGGAATGAGGAGTGTGAAGAAGCATTCAAGGGAGTAAAAGAAATCCTAACCGTCCCACATGTCATGGGAAGACCTGATCTCGGTCACGCGTTGCATATCTTCCTGGCAGTAACTGATACTGCCATTAGTGCAGCTCTGATCCAAGAAGAGCCTCAGTTCAAATTAGTTTACTTTGTTAGTCGAAGCCTGAAAGAAACGGAAGTTCGGTATCAAAAGTTGGAGAAGGTAGCCTTATCTCTTTTATATGTCGCCCGTCGTCTTCGACCTTATTTCCAAGGATATCAAGTGATAGTCCGAACAGACTACCCAATAGCTAAAATCTTACGCAAACCAGATTTAGTCGGAAGGATGATAGGGTGGTCCGTTGAGCTGTCCGAGTTTGGGTTGCAGTGTGAACCCAGAGGTTCGGTAAAGGGACAACACTTAGCCGAATTTGCAGTGGAACTACCATATACAATACCTACGCATGCCTGGAAACTTTATGTGGACAGATCAGCATGCAAAGTTGGAGGAGGAGCGGGAATTGTATTGGTAGGACCGAACGATATGATTGTTGAACAATCTATCGTCTTTAAGTTCAAGGCAAGCAACAATCAGGCTGAATATGAGGCATTGATTGCTGTGGGAATGGAACTCGCTCGGGACGTTGGCGCAGACAGTTTGGCATGCTATACTAATTCGCAGGTAGTAGAGGGGCACATGAACGGTAGTTACCAGGTCAAAGACGATTATTTACTGCGATATTTTCATAAAGCGAAGCAGTTACAAACACGTTTTGGTGAATTCACAATCACCCATGTGCCACGAGAGCAGAACACTCGTGCCGACCGGTTATCCAAGTTGGctaatggaaaagaaaaaggggttTTAAATTCAGTCATTCGACAGGTATTATCCGAACCGACCGTAGGCTGTTATGCCATTTCTTCCCCCACCAATTCGAACAAGCAGATTTGTTGGAAAGATGAAATTATCCGACTTATACGACGACAAGACGAAGGGCATAATCTGCAGGctgaagaaacaaagaaaatatccAGGTATTGTCTGATCGGGGAAGATTTATATCGTAGAGGGTATCTCACACCGATCATGAAATGTTTATCCATGGATGAAGCAAGTTACGTCTTGCGTGAACTGCATCATGGCATATGTGGCAGACGTACAGGGGGGCGAGCACTGAAAGCACGTGTTCTGAGGGCTGGATTCTTTTGGCCTACATTAGAGCAAGATTGTTTATCCTTTTCACAAAAGTGCATATCATGCCAGAAGCACGACAACGTTTTTCACGCCCCAGCGTCAGAATTACACAACATTTTCTCCCCTTGGCCGTTCGCCCAGTGGGGTATGGATATAGTGGGACCATTCCCGCTAGGTCGATCtcaaaagaagtttttcctagTTGCTGTAGATTATTTCACCAAATGGGTCGAGGCTGAACCACTGGCCAGAATCTCCACCGCACAAGTTAAACGGTTTATATGGCGTCTCATATGCAGATTCGGCCTACCGAAGATGATAATAACAGACAATGGAAGACAATTCATAGATAAACGGTTACAAAGTTTTTATAAGGAGTTAGGCATCACAAGCATCACAAGTTCGGTGGAACATCCCCAAACGAACGGTCAGGCTGAAGCAGCGAATAAAATCATAGTTAATGAACTTAAGAAACGCTTGGGAGAAGCTAAAGGAGGGTGGGTAGACGAGATCAATCATGTTTTATGGGGTTATCGTTGTTCCCCACATGGTTCAACAGGAGAGTCGTCGTTCAATCTGACCTATGGAACAGATGCCATGCTACTTGTGGAGGTTGGGGAACCGACGGTAAGAAGACAACTGTCGGATATGACGATCAATAATGAACAGCTCAGAAGCAATTTGGATGTGATAGACGAACGGCGTCATGTAGCGGCTATCAAAAATGAAGCATACAAGAGGTTGGTAGCACGAAGATATAATACTAAGGTCAAACCCCGACGATTCATGGAAGGGGATCTGGTTTGGCGTAAGACAGCAGATGCAAGGAAAGCTCCTACTAAAGGGAAACTAGCAGCGAACTGGGATGGACCGTTCAGGGTAAAAGAAGACTTGAACAATGGAGCTTATCGCTTGGAATACTTAACGGGCGAAAGCATACCGAACACTTGGAACGCATCTCATCTGAAGTTTTACTTTAGTTGA
- the LOC106779371 gene encoding probable carboxylesterase 8, translating into MSEPRTPLPSFSSSAMDPFDFLKIKLNPDGSLTRNYVVPTVPPSPTPPTSQPSLSLDIPLNAAANTSLRLFLPHPPPAQKLPFILYFHGGGFILYHPSSAIFHQSCSSLAASLPAVIASLDYRLSPEHRLPAAYDDAHDALLWAQSQARDPAQAHPWLRDHVDFSKCFLMGSSAGGNIAYFAALRALDHDLSPLKILGIVMNVPYFSGSQRSDSELRLVNDHIVPLPANDLMWSLSLPEGADRDHVYCNPTTAEAVHGDKIGRLPACFINGYGGDPLVDKQKELAKILETRGVRVQKRFVEDGYHAVEIFDEAKALALAQNIKNFVLSLTSQSSI; encoded by the coding sequence ATGTCAGAACCACGAACTCCActaccttctttttcttcatccgCCATGGATCCTTTCGACTTCCTCAAAATCAAACTTAACCCCGACGGTTCCCTCACCAGAAACTACGTCGTTCCAACGGTTCCTCCTTCCCCGACACCCCCCACTTCCCAACCATCTCTTTCCCTCGACATCCCTCTCAATGCCGCCGCCAACACCTCCCTCCGCCTCTTCCTCCCGCACCCTCCGCCCGCCCAAAAACTCCCCTTCATCCTCTACTTCCACGGCGGCGGATTCATCCTCTACCACCCCTCCTCCGCCATCTTCCACCAATCCTGCTCCTCCCTCGCCGCCTCCCTACCAGCCGTCATCGCCTCCCTCGACTACCGCCTCAGCCCCGAGCACCGTCTCCCGGCCGCCTACGACGACGCCCACGACGCCCTGCTCTGGGCCCAGTCCCAGGCCCGTGACCCAGCCCAGGCCCATCCCTGGCTCCGCGACCACGTGGACTTCTCCAAGTGCTTCCTCATGGGAAGCAGCGCCGGGGGAAACATCGCCTACTTCGCAGCGCTCCGTGCACTCGACCACGATCTCTCCCCTCTCAAAATCCTCGGAATCGTGATGAACGTTCCCTATTTCAGTGGGTCCCAGCGCTCCGACTCTGAGCTCCGCCTCGTTAACGATCATATCGTGCCGTTACCCGCTAACGACCTCATGTGGTCCCTTTCGCTCCCGGAGGGCGCGGATCGCGACCACGTGTACTGCAATCCGACGACGGCGGAGGCCGTTCACGGAGACAAAATCGGACGGCTGCCCGCGTGTTTCATCAACGGATACGGTGGAGATCCTTTGGTGGACAAGCAGAAGGAGTTGGCGAAGATTTTGGAGACGCGTGGCGTGCGCGTGCAGAAACGTTTCGTGGAGGACGGGTACCACGCTGTGGAGATCTTTGATGAAGCTAAGGCCCTCGCCTTGGCCCAAAATATTAAGAACTTCGTCCTCTCTTTGACTTCTCAATCCTCTATTTga